DNA from Strigops habroptila isolate Jane chromosome 6, bStrHab1.2.pri, whole genome shotgun sequence:
TAACAGCAGTTGTGGAGGATGTCTCCTATTTTCCAGCTAATGCTCTTGCTGCCAAGCTGTCAGCACAAGGGgggaaagacattttatttctcattaggCCCATGAAGCCATGGAAAGAGATAGAAACAAACACCTGGGAAGACCCTGAACAGCCCAGGCCATGGTTTGGGGGGGAGCACAGAGACCACCGCCCCAGTGGAAACGGTAGCTCCTAGGGCACAGCAGATTCCTCCTGTGTCCACTAAATGGACCACATTAAACAAGGTACTTATCACTGGGTAGAGGAGCACAACCTGCGAGGTGTAGGCATCAAAGCTGATAAACCCCTGAGCATCTAAAATGACTGCAAGTGAAAGTCCTTACTTACCGAAGTGCAAAGGCAGTGCTCAGCTAGGAGGCATATCCGTGCTTGCAAGGGCCGGCGAGGTGGGTGGTAAGGTGGGCCATTTagtgcagccactgctgcaccACTGCAAACGTTCTGGCAGCACCAAGACCATCAAAGTTTGGGTGGCAACAGCTTGTAGCGTCTCCCAGCAGAAAAAGTCTTCCCATTTGTCTCTTGCTGTCATCTTCcaggcagaaataaagaaaagatgaagaaacagGGCTGTTCAAGCAccataaaaatcaaaactagaATAGGAAAGGAAGACAACAGTAGTCTTGAAAGTCTGGTAAAAGACAGAATGGCAGAGACCTGAGGAAATTTGGCCTAGGGAAAATTGCTGATCACCAGGCCTGTACTCTgcaagagggaaagaaagttAGTTTCACATTGAAACAAGGAACACAAAGGCCCTTGGTATATGCAGTGAGTTAGGTCATTCCCCACCACGTATCCTACCCTTCCTGCTTGCCTGGTCTTAGTAAGGATTACAGGAGGACAAAGTGGGATTCATTACCGCACAGCCAAGGAAAAGCAACCAGACACCCATGTTAAAGGCGGGCTCCTCCAGTTCTGCCCTTCCCATCCTCTCAGCCTTAGTGAGACCACAGGGCCTGTGAGGGTCTAAGCTCACTTTGTCTTCATGTTAAAACACAAACCTTGGGTCTTGTAACAAATCCCTGGTAGAGTTTGAAAGCAGGTGGCACGATGTCTGCATCAGATGTGCCCATGCTATTTACAGCAGTTTATGTAGCCTTTCTGTGCTTGGTTTTCCTAAGAAAACGAATAGGACTACTTGTAGCTATGGATTTCCTGTTAAAAGTCTTCTCGAACAAGAACTGTTCAACAAGCACAGGATATTGTGCTTGTTGACATTAAACTAATATCTGAGGAACTGCCACTCTTCAAACTTGTGCACATgccatgttttccattttggCTAATATGGACATCATTAACCTCCATATGTGAACACAGGACACTGTGTCTTAACAGAGAGTTCACCAGTAGCCAAAGACCCACTTCAGGCTGAGACCAGTTGTTACAGAAGATCTGCTGAAAAGCGATGCATCCATGCATTTATTACTTCAATTTCCCCTGGGGTTAACTCTTCCCGCTTCCTAAATCTTGGACCATGGCTATACATTATTAAATTCCtaaaagtaagaaaagcaaagcccacTCCTTCTGCTTCTTGACACCAGTGCAGCCCAGCTCAGTGGAACCACCTTTTGATTTACACTGATGTGTGAGACCAGAACCGGGGCCTTTGTAGCACCGAACTAAATTTAGCACAGAGACCTGAGGAAGAAGTGTTGGCTTTTTGTAGCAGGGTGCAAAGGGCTTGCCTTTCATGACACACCTTAAATGGCTGCTGACAAGAACcaggaaatgcagttttgaGATTGCACAACCGGCTTGAAAGTGAGAGGATGAAGGTGTCAAGAGGGCTTTTTACAGACACAGGTACATCAACACCAAATACAATACAAAGATAATGCAGTGAAGGAAGCATGAAACTGTCTTGATTAGAAGCTCCACTGCTTTAAACAGAGAGAGAGGCACAGGCTTCAGGGCTTCTTTGGATTCACATAGCTGGAATTTCAAGAGCACCATACCCGGAGCCCAGGTTAAACTGCAGAACACATAGCTGGCTTCCTTTCGCTAAATTTACAGCTGACAAGTAATTCTTTGCACCAacaaagctgaaaggaaaacGAGCCACAGACATAGGGACACGGGAacccctggccctgctgccctggACTGCCGAGTCACCCGCCCCCTAGCCCTCAGCACATCAGTCTGTCCCTCACCGCACTGCCCAGAGCCAAGGTTCCTGGGGCAGGTTCCAACATGCCCCTCTACTCCTCGGCACCCCGGCCTCGGCAGCGAGtctgctgtggtttaagcccagctggtaactaagaaccacgcagccgctccGTCACTCAGGACAGAGGTCCCACTCCAGCTACCCTCACCAGCTCTGTAGCCAACCTCTCCCCACCTTACCTGCATTAATTGAGGCCCAGTGAATGGCCAAGGCTTTACCGAAAGCTAAGTGACAACAGAGTTCTTCAGCAAGTTTTGAGATAACCTTTATTTCAACGGAGAACTCCCCCCCAAAGTTAGAGTGTTTACATTCAATCTGTCTCCTACTGAAGTTTAAATATTCCCGTGGCACACGTTCTCATAGCCAAGTGTTTCCTATTGGCTGACATCACATTACAACCTCAGACTGTGTGCAGTCACTGCATAGCTAAGAACACAAGTACTGAAGTCCACAGAACACACCTTACAGCTCAAAtcctcttgtgctgctgtgggttCAGCTTATTCatttcagaagagcaaaacGCTGTCCTTTCCAAGATGCTTTAGAACAGATTTTGACTATCTGATGTCTTTCAAATGAGGggaattttaaaagtaattccCATCTTTTCATTTGGATTGGCAAAATCAGGCTGCATTTAGTTTCCTGACCATTTACTTAATGTCTGCGCATTCGACACCTTTGCTCTACTCGATGACACTGCCACAGGACACAACTAGAACTGCTTTGGATCCAGCCAGCACGGGTTTTATCCATGAAGAGGCTTGTGAGCACAGGTGATCTTGCCATATACTCTGGCAGGAGGGGTACGCTTCTCTGCAAAGGTGTTTTAACAAAGGTACTCttgcttctcttcagaaaacttTGCTGAAATCTGTCTTTGTGAAGCTGCTTTTTCCGAGTACATTTTCCCTGGTAAGTATTTGCCAGTCTGAGGTAAAGCTTTTAGCCCCTCTGCCTTCTGGTGATTGGTCTTCACAAATCTTAGCAGGTTAATGATAGCAGCTGGTGTAATTCCAGGGATGCGGCTGAGTGCACCAATCTGCATGTGGAAACAGGAACAAGTTAACcaaaaagagattaaaacctGTGGGTATTCCTTTCCCTGATTATTCTCACCCCCACATCCCTTGGGAAGACACAGAAGGGATTTCATTGCTGCTCAACTTTGCTGTGACCCAGTATCTTACCGTCTGGGGACGGTTAGAGTCCAGTTTTTCCCGCACCTCCGATGAAAGAGACGCATCAATGGCAAAGTAATCTAGGTCCTCAGGCAGCCGGAGGGCTTCATCACGACGCACTTCTTCTATTTCCTGCTGTTGGTTTTCCACACACCACTCGTAAGCAGCTGTGATGGAAAATGAGGGATACAAGACCAGATATGGATGTTCATGTGAAACAGGTCACTTGCAGGAATTCTTTGAAGCAGAATGAGCAATTCCACCGGGATGGTAAATGCTCCTAAGGAAGTTTCCAGCCGCACAGACCAAAGAGCCTAATTCACATCACTACTTTGGAACAAGTCATACTCTTTAATTTGTTACAGGAATTAAAACACACAGGTTGGCTCTTCCTTTCATCCCAGCAAAGGATGGTCTATTTGATAGGGCTGGTATAGGGATGTAGCCTATGGTAAAAGGTGCATGCTCTGACCAACAGTGTTTCATTTTACTAAGCAGCAACACACTGGGATGAATGGATTTGCTCACCCTCTATTGAACACAACATACACAGATCCCACTACGAGATTATAACTCTTGTACTCTACCTTCTATTTTCAATCTCTCTGCCAGTTGTCTCCATTGAGCAAGCTTTCCCAGGGGCTCTGGGACAGCCCTTGCCAGAAGCTCCATGTTGGCCTCTGGATAGCGAAGGACGTCAAAGGCACTGTCGAGAACAAGAGTTTTTATGGTTGGAAGGAGTCACTTGCATAAGGTAGATTTACAGCTGTTCCCAGCTCAAACTTGTAAAGATCTCAGCATAAGCCAGAACAACTGTACAGCCAAGCTCACCTCCCTACTACCTCCTCTTGGTACACAAAAGAGCTGTTAAACTCTTGAAGCGGGGCTctttatgaaaaatgaacagcaaGACAGAAGGGACGAGGTAGGGGCAGCAAGGGGAACACAGACTGAGTCAGGTCTTAGTCACTgatttaaaacaacagaaaagagaaggtgAGGTAAAGGATGGGTAAGGGAAGCATGGCCTCTGTGCACAAGAACAGCTACCATCTGATGGTAGCCTGAAATCAAAGACACTTTTATCAAGcttccagcaaagcagcaacCCACTGCACAACCATCACCACTTGGTGACACTCTCAGTAAGGACAGCAAAAATTGACAAGGCTAGTGGAGAATCCCCTTGCTTTGGGAGCCCATGTCAGCACCAGGAAATGCGGCACAGTAAACACTCCAATGTCACACTTATTCTGTGGGCAAACATCAGGTGTCTGTCCTCTGAAGGTGATAAAGCTGCAATCTTGTTGTATGGATGGCTTCAGGAAGGACAGACAACTGTTGTGAAACCATCAGCCAGCTAAAGCAAGCATAGGTCAGACAGAAAGCTTCAGCTGTAACCCTTACCTGAGAGGCAACCTTCGACTGCTACTGATAGGAACTTCTGGTACTAACTGGGACCACTTGGATATGCTGAACTGAAGGGATTTTAGTGTTGCAATTCCACCCTCTAAAGCAGCTCTCATCTTAACTGCTTGTTCATATCGCTGCTGTGACACACACCCAGCTTCTTCAAAACCTGCAAAGACAGATGGTGTATGAGACAGAGGTCTACAATGAGGCATGGCTGCTCGCTGCAAGAGCCACTGCAGTAAAATACCTCTGTGGGTGAGCCTGGCATCAGCATTGTCAGGCCGGAGGGACATGCGGAACTCCACGCGGCTGGTGAACATCCGGTATGGCTCGCTGGTGCCCAGAGTGGTAAGGTCATCGATCAGGACACCAATGTAGCCTTCGGTGCGGCTGACAATGAAAGGAGGCTTGCCATGAACCCGTAGGCAAGCATTGATCCCAGCAATCACACCCTAGGCAGACAGAACACAAAACACATTTACTGGTCTCTTCATGGCTCAAGTATCAGCCCATCTGCCTCCAAAGACTCAAGTGTCAAACTGTATCTTTGAAAATGCAATAGCCTGTCCTAGTAATCTAGGCAGTTTCTTTCTTGTGATATTACTAGTGTCTGAAGGGCTTCTCAGCCCCTGCTGACATGAGTAGAAACAATTGCCATGTTTTCAATTATACCCACCGCATAGTCTCCATGCTGAAACATTTGACAGTGcttccaattatttttattactgcaaTCTCAGTAACAGCAACTGTAGACACTAAAAGTAATAATATCTGGGCAAGTCTGGAATCAGGGTaagcaacaaagaaagaacatctCACCAGCAGAAGATGGGCCTAGCAACACTATGTATCAAAAACAAACGCCCAGGTGATATCCCTTTCTAAGCAGCGATCAGATTCACCCACCTGAGCTGCAGCTTCTTCATAGCCTGTAGTGCCATTTATCTGGCCTGCAAAGAAGAGGCGCTGAACAAGACGAGACTCAAGAGAAGGGGTCAGCTGACGGGGATCTAAAAAGTCATATTGCACTCCGTAGCCTATGACAAACAACAAGACAGATCTTATGGGAGGGATTTTGAAGGTTCCTATTTATCGGCAAAGGCAATGAGTGGGGCAGAATGACTTAGGTTATCAACTTTTACTTATTTAAAACCAGCCAAGGAAAACGCCCTGCATTCAagaattcattttgtttcatatttcctttgttttgttatgCTCTAAACAAAATCTGGTTTTTATTAACTGGTAGTGAATACGACAAATAGATTTGAAACTATTCACCCCCCTCACCTGGCTGTAAGATCTTGGCTTTTTCCAAGCCTGGGATGGATCTGATCACCTGCTCCTGGAGCTCAGGTGGCAGTGTCATCGACACGCCTTGGGGGTAAATGACATTGGACTCCAAGCCTTCGGGCTCCAGCCACACCTGATGTTGTCGGTTTGGGAAGCGCAGAACCTTTGATTCCAGAGAGGGACAGTACCTGCAATGGTAAATAGCCATGAGCACCACCTGACATGGAGAAAAAGTAACTTGtcagaagcaaagcaagagaGACTCACAGACTGCCAGTTTTTGCCACCGAGAGCCTTGAATGATGCCatgctgtcctggtttcagctgtcacaggggttttttttttatcctccttCCTAgtacctggtgcagtgctgcgttttggctttagtctactagccaaaggggtattccataccgcagcacatcatgcccactatataaactggaggaagtcacctggaaggcccagaccactgctcgggtcgggctgggtattgatcagcaggtggtgagcaattgtattgtgcatgaCTTgagtttattgttttttaactttccccTTTTAAATTTATATTCCCTCTCCTTGTTATATCCCTCACCATTATGATTGTTAGTAGTAgcagttttatattatactttagttactggactgttcttatctcaacctgtggagtttacattcttttgattctcctccccatcccgcctgGAAGAGGGGGGAATGTGTGTGAGCAaatggctgcatggtgctgagttactggctgggaTTAAATCATGACACACACACTTACCGTGGGCCCCTTGTCGTCTCCCGTACATGGTTGTTCAGGTGGAGATTATCACAGATAATTTCCTGGGCTTTCAGGGTAGTATGAGTCAGGTAACACAACAGCTGATCTTCTGGCTGAAAGAGGCCAGAGCTCACTTTAATTTAATTGAGTCACAACACCGTACCCTTAATAAACAACTCCAAGGATCTGCAAGGGCTTTTCCATGACACTTGACTCGCACTTCTTGGAGAGATGGGCAGTGCTATCATACTGACTGTACAGACAGAACATAAGCAATCAGAGAACTTCAGCAACATGCCCAAAAGCAGACCAAGAAGAGAACAGGACCTCGGAGCCCAGAATCCAAGTTCTATTCTATACACTGTATTCTGAATTACAGGATGGATGTTCCTATTAAAGCAACACATTTTATCACAGCATTCAAATTAACCACACGAATTTAGTGATCTGAAGTAAGAGAAGTGCTGACCCTACAGTTAACAGCCAACTGAAGTTtggttaagaaaataaaaaccaaaccagaaatcTCTTAAGCCCCTGCAATtaacatggaaaacaaaccccaccatgTAAAgtatttcactgatttttctgaaagagtcaatagaaataattcaaaattattCACATTCAAAATAGTAATAATGTTGCATCTCAACTCCTTAAAACCTTTCCTACACATACAAAGCACTTCAAGTGATATTATTTTCACCTCTGCCATGACCATAGTAAGTTATTGCAATTCCTATATGCTCTTGGGCAAATCAACTCCTGATACTTAATTCTGTGCCCTTTAACTACATTACGTAAGAACACCATCAATTTGTCAAGactttctttggaaaattttcttctgctttcaattACTGCTAATATATCCACCTCTGACCTCTGTGGATAACTCTCTTTCCTAGCCAGCACTGTTAAAGATCTCCAATTTCAACGTTTTAATCTTATTCTAGAGCCAGAGTAGCAAGCAAGACATCATAAACCCACAATATGGGTCTAACTCTGGAAGTATTTCGTTAACCACCCATGTAACCAGCACATGAATACTATTACTAACAACATCATATTTTATGCAATACTGACTTCAGAAGCAAAGCAAGTTTGCTTCTCAAGTTGATaagtgagaggaaaaaggtacttgctttcaaaagaaaacaagcaatttCTCCCTCTACATTGGGGATCCTCAGAAATATAAGACCTCCAGTACGAGTACAGCCCAGCTTTCTTTCCCAGCCATCAACTTCCCAGCTGATTCTGAGCATGACATTCCCATAACCGCTCTCCACCTTCCCACCTGGCTCTACATGCACTTGGTGAGTGCTCTCCCACCTTGATCCACACGGCCTCGCTGAGGAAGCTGAAGGGCACCGGGGGATTGTCAGCTACACGTTCCTGCAGACCGCTGAAGTCAATGGTATCTTTGGCAAGCCGGGGTGGTGTCCCCGTCTTCAGCCTGCCCACAGCAAATCCCAGTTTCTCTAGAGTCTGAGCCAGCCCAACGGCTGGCTGGTCCCCCAGCCGCCCAGCCGGATGTGTCTCCAGTCCGATGAGGACCATACCCCTCAGGAAAGTACCAGTGGTCAGGATAACACTCCCAGCATGTACTGTGCTCCCATTCCCTGAAACAGCAAGTTTTCAGAGACGCACATACTTCAGTATCAACAAAGCCCTGCTATTCTGGTGGTCTGTCTAACACTAGACTAACAGTGTTCACTGAGAGTTTATCCACCTTCTGTTATGTAACAAAATCAGCACTTCAAGAATAAAAGTATTAACAGTAATGACTGCAATAAGCAGATTTTCTTATTCCTAAGCATGTTACCCCTAACACAGAAAACCCACTCCTGGGAAAAAATCCCTATCCAGGCCTTTATTTCAGAATGCCTGTTTACTAGAACAGCAAGGGGTAATAAAGCATGAGTCTGCTAGTAATAGGATGCCACTGCCCTGTAGCGCTGTCAGCAGCATATGCCACTTACCAAGTAAAAAACGCAGCATGGAATTCAGCATCACTagcctgaagaaaattaaacttatGCAACCTCCCAATACCCTAGCTACCCAGGTATGTTTTTCATTGTATTACACATACCAACCTAGTTTAGTTCACACTCAGCCTAAATCACCTCTATCAGCGAATTCAACTTTCTTGCTGGTGAATCAGAAATGTTTACCCCAAAGGCTGCTCTTAGTGTAGAGGAATTGAAGGTGCTTGCTGAGTTACTAGCACATACCCAGAACAACTCCCGTGACTTGGCACTTCCCAGGGTGGTCTGGTTCTGGCTCTGTCAAGAGAAGATCCTCCACAGACGCCTCATGAACTGTCAACAGTGGTGTGTTAAGGATTTCTTTCTGTCATGAAAGGAGTTACTGCAAAAGTCTAGTAAGTTATGAGACACATGGGCAGTCCCAAACCCTGCTGATCTCCAAAACATCTATCaccctcttcccttttccattcTCACCAGTTCACTTGGCAGACATTCAGTTACTGTACTATCCCGATCTATCAAATAGAACTTTTCACGCGCACATAAGAGTTTAAGCTCAAATAAAAAATTTTGGTCATGAGGTCTGGCCTGTATATAAAACACTAGAAaattttttaaactgtgctgAGCTCCAACAGTTTACACCACATTAGAGTACCAAACAGAAAGGTATCCaggtttgaaaggaaaatattaaaaaccaaaacaatcatTGTAGCTTATCCTGATACTTTGGATTTGAGTAACTCATTCTAACACTCCAGCCtgcaaacatgcagaaaaaaagcccctGGAAATAAATCCGTGATTTTTAAACTAACCATCACTCTTGACTTTCTCTTAAATTGCCCCCACTCCCATTTAACAGTGGCTGCCATTTTTACCAGACTGTATATAGAGATATTCCTATACGCGGCTATATATACATGGTCAATGCACCCTTGAACAGGGTAACCTCGGGGCCCCTCACGCTACAGATGCTCTCGAACCCCTCCGCCCCGGCTGGGCCATAGCTGCACAATACAGGTGCCGCCGGGGCCGGAGGGCTGTGGGGCGGGAGGGAGCCGAGGGCAGGCTGCCCGCCCAGTGCACAGCGCCCGCGGCAGCGCCCGGCACCGTCCTGCCTCTGCACAGCGCAGTTTGAACTGCGAAGGCCCCTTCGAGAGGCGCTCACCGCCGCCCAGCCCGGCCTCACCTGCATGTTCGCCCTGTAGAGGCCGCGGTCAATCTGAGCGCGGAGGCCCCACACGGCCGGGCCCTTGCAGCGGTTCAGCACTTTGTAGTGCACGCCGGAGCGGTCGCAGACCCGGCCACACAGCCCGTCCAGGGCGTCCACCTCCCTCATGAGATGCCCCTTCCCGATGCCGCCGAAGGAGGGGTTGCAGGACATCTCCCCTACGGACGGGACACACCGACACCGCTCACCACCGCCGCACAACGCGCCCGCAACCTCCCCGCCTTGGCACGGGGCACCCGAGGCGCCCGCGGGAAAcaggcccggcccggctccccGCGGTACCCCTTCCCCCCCGCCCGCGGCCAAGCCCGGCCCCACCGGCCCCCGGGCGTCCCCGCGGCGGTACCGATGGTGCTGATCTTGTGCGTGAGCAGCAGCGTGCGGGCCCCGCCGCGAGCAGCGGCTGCCGCCGCCTCCGTCCCCGCATGGCCCCCGCCGATCACCACCACCTCGTAGCGcggtgccgccgccgctccgACCTCGCTGCCCGCCCGGCGGTGCCCGGGGCGCGGCGCCCGGGGTAGCGCCAGGCGGCGCCGGCAGCCGCGCAGCAacatggcggcggcggcagcggcgaCAGCGGGCGGGACCGGAACCAGCAGCGGGAGGCAGGCGAAGTCACCGCCGCGCCGCGGCCGCTTGGGGGCGGAGCCGCTTGCGCCTGCGGGGCGGCAGCCGCGGGGCAGGGCGCCGCTCCGCGGCCGCCCGCTGCACTGCTCCGTGAGGCGCGGCCCTGGCAGGCGTTGCCCGCTGCCGGCGCCCGCGTGCCACACGTCCCGCCGGCGGGTGGGGCCGCCCGGGAGCGGGAAAACCCTCCCAGGGGATTGGAGGGCGCGTCGGAGGGAGGCGGGATGGCGCGGCCCGGCGGCCGGAGCTTTCCCGCTCCCGGGCTGCCGGCGGGGAAGCACAAGGCACACAGAGCCAGGCAGCGGCTCGCAGCGCGGGCGGCTCGCCCCTCCCGCCCGGCGGGGCTTTCGTTTCCTCGGTGGAGGCGTGGTGTCTGGAAGAGGAAATTGATCGAGGCGGGAGACGGGAACCTCCTCCCGCGGGGCAGCGCTCGCCGGTCTGCGGACGAGGAGTGGGAGTGAAGGCCATGGACGGCGCCGGTGGCAGAGGGCAGCAGGGCCGGCGCGGGGCGCGGTCCGCAgctccgcggggccggggcgcaGGTGGCAGCCCGGGCGACACCGCCACCCCCCGGGCGCCGCGCAGGGAGGGATCCACCGCCCGGCGGCGGCCCTCTGCCGCCAAGAGCCTGCCGGTGCGCCCGGCAGCGAGCGGCGGAGAGgagccccccgccccgcgcggcGGGACAGTGGCTGCCAGAGCCCCCGCGGCGCGGAGGCGAGCGGCGGTGCCCGACGGGGCGGTCGCGACCCCAGAGGCCGTCTTCCGCTCCCCGTCGGCAGCGGGCGCCCCGCGGCTCCGGGAAGTGCTGTTGGGGCTGACCCTGGGCCGCCAGGACGTATCCGAGGCGTCGGGGCTGGTGAACGAGGTGGTCTCGCACCTGATCCAGGCCCTCCGGAGCAGCGGCGGCAGCTTCAGCTCCATCGAGCGGCTGGGCGCCGGCAGCTACTACGAGCACGTCAAGGTGGGTGCGGGGGTTCAGACAGGCGGGACGCGCCTCGGGGCGGTGCCGCGGCGGCAGGTGGAACCGCGGGAGCCCGGGCAGCggggggcgcggcgggcggcTGGCTGAGGCCGGTGCGgcgctgcccctgcccctggAGAAAAGCTGTAAGCCGGCCCTTCCCGACGACAAAAAGGTTTGAAGGGTTAATTAAGAACACTTAATTATGAAACAGCTAACTTACTGACAGATGAATGCGTGTGCATTTAGTAAGAGACACTGCCTGAACAGGAGTCGCTTTAAAGCCGCAGCAAGCCCCTGCCCGTGCACAGCGTGCAGGTAAGCCCAGTGTAACCGGAGGAGGAGTTGGGAATACCTGGGCATGAAAGGCCCTGTGCCCACTTTTAGTTTATAGTTTTTCCAGTAATCGGGAGAAATAGCAATACCTTCTTTCTGTGCCCAGCTCAATCTGAAACAAAGTCAAACAGGGGagaactttttttattattattttaaagacagctaCAGGCAtagcaatgctttttttttttccccttgcagcTGATTCCTGTGTACAAAAGGATGACTAAGACCAGCATTTAGGCATTAGAACAGCTTAAGAATCTTGTAACTCCCTTAAAAATTAATAAGTtggaaagctggaaaatgaaCTGCTATCAGCAAATTGCTCTTTTCCACTCCAACACACAGCAGTCTTGTAATGCAAATCCAGAGAAATAAGCTCACATTTCACCCCAGGCATGAGAAGTACACCAAGGCAGTTGTAGATAAAACCTCAACTGGTATAAAAGCCTAAAGAGAATAAAACCTAAGTTGCACGTTGACTGTTTTATTCTCATGCTTTGCAGATATCAGAACCGAATGAGTTTGACATCATGCTTGTAATGCCTATTGCAAGACTTCAGCTGGATGAATGTGATGACACTGGAGCCTATTACTATctaacatttaaaagaaatccgAAAGAAAGATATTTGTTGAGGTTTTTAGATGAAGAGGGAAAATTATCAGCCTTTAAAATGCTTCAAACACTAAGAGAAATTATTAAACAAGAAGTAAAGAACATTAAAAGTAAGTACTGAGAGAACAAGCTTCACCTAGGAGTGCTAAAAATCCAGTTACATTGCCCTGTTGCTAATATGATGTGATTTCCCCCCAGGCAAGTGTCTCTCTGGCAATGTAGCTACAACTGCAACCCCTCCTGTCCCTGATATCTCAAATTTGCTCTTGTGCTAAGAATCACTGTAAATCCATCAGAGCTAATCAGCTTATGTGATTAACCCACTGCTCCACTACACAATCCTCTTTCCATatgaaaattattaatattaaggGTTCTGCTGTATGCTTGGTACTTCTTACATGAcctgttgtcgtggtttaagcccagctggtaactcagaaccacgcagccgctcgctcaccccccaccttcttccttccccccgctctcagagggatggggaggagaattgaaagaatgtaactcccacaggttgagataagagcagtccagtaactaaggtataatacaaaaccactactgctaccaccaataata
Protein-coding regions in this window:
- the MTO1 gene encoding protein MTO1 homolog, mitochondrial isoform X2; this encodes MLLRGCRRRLALPRAPRPGHRRAGSEVGAAAAPRYEVVVIGGGHAGTEAAAAAARGGARTLLLTHKISTIGEMSCNPSFGGIGKGHLMREVDALDGLCGRVCDRSGVHYKVLNRCKGPAVWGLRAQIDRGLYRANMQPEDQLLCYLTHTTLKAQEIICDNLHLNNHVRETTRGPRYCPSLESKVLRFPNRQHQVWLEPEGLESNVIYPQGVSMTLPPELQEQVIRSIPGLEKAKILQPGYGVQYDFLDPRQLTPSLESRLVQRLFFAGQINGTTGYEEAAAQGVIAGINACLRVHGKPPFIVSRTEGYIGVLIDDLTTLGTSEPYRMFTSRVEFRMSLRPDNADARLTHRGFEEAGCVSQQRYEQAVKMRAALEGGIATLKSLQFSISKWSQLVPEVPISSSRRLPLSAFDVLRYPEANMELLARAVPEPLGKLAQWRQLAERLKIEAAYEWCVENQQQEIEEVRRDEALRLPEDLDYFAIDASLSSEVREKLDSNRPQTIGALSRIPGITPAAIINLLRFVKTNHQKAEGLKALPQTGKYLPGKMYSEKAASQRQISAKFSEEKQEYLC
- the MTO1 gene encoding protein MTO1 homolog, mitochondrial isoform X1 — encoded protein: MLLRGCRRRLALPRAPRPGHRRAGSEVGAAAAPRYEVVVIGGGHAGTEAAAAAARGGARTLLLTHKISTIGEMSCNPSFGGIGKGHLMREVDALDGLCGRVCDRSGVHYKVLNRCKGPAVWGLRAQIDRGLYRANMQKEILNTPLLTVHEASVEDLLLTEPEPDHPGKCQVTGVVLGNGSTVHAGSVILTTGTFLRGMVLIGLETHPAGRLGDQPAVGLAQTLEKLGFAVGRLKTGTPPRLAKDTIDFSGLQERVADNPPVPFSFLSEAVWIKPEDQLLCYLTHTTLKAQEIICDNLHLNNHVRETTRGPRYCPSLESKVLRFPNRQHQVWLEPEGLESNVIYPQGVSMTLPPELQEQVIRSIPGLEKAKILQPGYGVQYDFLDPRQLTPSLESRLVQRLFFAGQINGTTGYEEAAAQGVIAGINACLRVHGKPPFIVSRTEGYIGVLIDDLTTLGTSEPYRMFTSRVEFRMSLRPDNADARLTHRGFEEAGCVSQQRYEQAVKMRAALEGGIATLKSLQFSISKWSQLVPEVPISSSRRLPLSAFDVLRYPEANMELLARAVPEPLGKLAQWRQLAERLKIEAAYEWCVENQQQEIEEVRRDEALRLPEDLDYFAIDASLSSEVREKLDSNRPQTIGALSRIPGITPAAIINLLRFVKTNHQKAEGLKALPQTGKYLPGKMYSEKAASQRQISAKFSEEKQEYLC
- the CGAS gene encoding cyclic GMP-AMP synthase, encoding MDGAGGRGQQGRRGARSAAPRGRGAGGSPGDTATPRAPRREGSTARRRPSAAKSLPVRPAASGGEEPPAPRGGTVAARAPAARRRAAVPDGAVATPEAVFRSPSAAGAPRLREVLLGLTLGRQDVSEASGLVNEVVSHLIQALRSSGGSFSSIERLGAGSYYEHVKISEPNEFDIMLVMPIARLQLDECDDTGAYYYLTFKRNPKERYLLRFLDEEGKLSAFKMLQTLREIIKQEVKNIKNVEVTVQRKKAGSPAITLQIKNPPAADISVDIILTLEVQQSWPPSTQDGLKIEPWLGRKVRGEFRNRSLYLVAKQNKKEKVLRGNTWRLSFSHIEKAMMNNHGSSKTCCESDGLKCCRKSCLKLLKYLLEQLKMKYPKKLEKFCSYHVKTAFLHSCVIWPNDTDWHLGDLDHCFQKYLGYFLDCLQKSQLPHFFIPKYNLLSLEDKASNDFLSRQINNQLNNGFPIFHERF